Proteins encoded by one window of Ovis canadensis isolate MfBH-ARS-UI-01 breed Bighorn chromosome 14, ARS-UI_OviCan_v2, whole genome shotgun sequence:
- the ENKD1 gene encoding enkurin domain-containing protein 1 isoform X2: MCEGPSRISGPIPPDPTLCPDYYRRPSSAQGRLEGNAPKLDLLTTDTDPDLDATPPRAPRIRPGGLEILERGRRGVGGVLLQLGGISLGPGASPKRKDPKDHEKENMRRIREIQRRFREQEHSQEQAQSRPLKALWRSPKYDKVESRVKAQLQEPGPASRTEPAHFLRAHSRCGPGLPPPRVPSPQLTLPGPNAKAPGLGVDFIMHNARTAKRAPRRHSRSLQVLAQVLEQQRQAQEHYNATQKGHVPHYLLERRDLWRREAEARQHSQPDPAMPPGHTRMPENQRLETLSSLLQSEPEPAAARAGAAACGGGFTEGPEPPC; the protein is encoded by the exons ATGTGTGAGGGTCCGTCCCGCATCTCGGGGCCCATCCCCCCAGACCCTACGCTCTGTCCGGACTACTACCGGAGGCCGTCTTCGG CCCAAGGGCGCCTTGAGGGAAACGCGCCGAAGTTGGACCTGCTGACGACGGATACGGACCCGGACCTAGACGCCACCCCTCCCCGCGCCCCTCGCATCCGTCCGGGAGGCCTAGAAATCCTGGAGCGTGGCCGTCGCGGCGTGGGTGGTGTGCTGCTGCAGCTCGGGGGTATCTCCCTAGGCCCAGGGGCCTCTCCCAAGA GGAAGGACCCTAAAGACCATGAGAAGGAGAACATGAGGCGGATCAGGGAAATCCAGAGGCGCTTCCGTGAGCAGGAGCACAGCCAGGAGCAGGCCCAATCCAGGCCCCTGAAGGCCCTGTGGCGCTCACCCAAGTATGACAAAGTGGAGTCGCGTGTCAAGGCTCAGCTGCAG GAGCCCGGCCCTGCCTCTAGAACTGAGCCAGCCCACTTTCTGCGGGCCCATTCCCGTTGCGGCCCCGGGCTCCCACCACCCCGTGTCCCCAGTCCCCAGCTAACCCTACCAGGTCCCAATGCTAAG GCCCCAGGTCTGGGTGTGGACTTCATTATGCACAATGCCCGCACTGCCAAGAGGGCCCCCCGGCGGCATTCTCGCTCGCTGCAAGTCCTGGCACAGGTGCTGGAGCAGCAACGGCAAGCCCAGGAGCACTACAACGCCACGCAGAAGGGTCACGTGCCCCATTA CTTGTTGGAGCGCAGGGACCTGTGGCGGCGGGAGGCTGAGGCCCGTCAGCACAGCCAACCAGACCCGGCCATGCCCCCTGGCCACACTCGCATGCCTGAGAACCAGCGGCTGGAGACACTGAGCAGTCTGCTCCAGAGTGA GCCAGAGCCAGCTGCTGCGCGAGCTGGTGCTGCTGCCTGCGGGGGCGGATTCACTGAGGGCCCAGAGCCACCGTGCTGA
- the C14H16orf86 gene encoding uncharacterized protein C16orf86 homolog, whose translation MDSAGAEKRPGAQEGAAVGQSQLTEMPGGHAQNSECPVMGDQGLVPAHEACQTQDEDKCPIRSTSEPKIQERLKLEEDRHKPEVEALEERGPRPTASTVRPSHGPKRKPVKLAPQASLFPSLTGPSHQAHPRAESELPQGLSLQREEPENNQNEPSPSAKQHKKAKKRKSLGTPVLPVVASTVSAPSVTLGPERKAQRLRPLYQYINYCNPELNQAGEGDREAEAEVEPESELTVVPEEAGVEQLQALLPVAGELGSDLTLPCPSMFVPPTHTLVPLGEEASEEPGGLPSLGVSGCLKAEMDKSTQVDINKMLSVCNAPLVPPLSPQYK comes from the exons ATGGACTCCGCAGGGGCTGAGAAGCGGCCAGGGGCCCAAGAAGGGGCAGCCGTGGGGCAGTCACAGCTtacagagatgcctggtggccATGCTCAGAATTCTGAG TGTCCAGTGATGGGAGACCAGGGCCTGGTGCCAGCCCATGAGGCCTGCCAAACCCAGGATGAAGATAAATGTCCAATAAGATCCACCTCAGAGCCAAAGATCCAGGAGAGACTCAAGCTGGAGGAAGACAGGCACAAACCAGAGGTGGAGGCCCTGGAGGAGAGAGGTCCCAGGCCTACGGCCTCCACTGTGAGGCCCAGTCATGGTCCGAAGAGGAAGCCGGTCAA GCTGGCTCCTCAGGCCTCCTTGTTCCCCAGCCTCACAGGCCCGAGCCACCAAGCCCATCCTAGGGCAGAGAGTGAGTTGCCACAGGGGCTGTCGCTGCAGAGGGAAGAGCCGGAGAATAATCAGAATGAGCCCTCACCATCTGCCAAACAGCACAAAAAGGCCAAGAAGCGCAAGAGTCTGGGAACCCCAGTGCTCCCAGTGGTGGCCAGCACGGTGTCGGCACCCTCAGTGACCTTGGGGCCTGAGC GAAAGGCCCAGCGCCTGCGGCCCCTGTACCAGTACATCAACTATTGCAACCCTGAACTGAaccaggcaggggagggggacagggaggcTGAGGCTGAGGTGGAGCCTGAGTCAGAGCTGACAGTGGTCCCCGAGGAGGCGGGTGTGGAGCAACTGCAGGCATTGCTGCCAGTGGCAGGTGAGCTGGGCTCCGACCTCACTCTGCCCTGCCCCAGTATGTTTGTGCCCCCGACCCACACTCTggttcccctgggggaggaagccagtgaggagcctgggggtctgcCCAGCTTGGGGGTAAGCGGTTGCCTCAAGGCTGAGATGGACAAGTCAACTCAGGTGGACATCAACAAGATGCTAAGTGTCTGCAATGCCCCGCTTGTCCCCCCACTCTCTCCTCAGTACAAGTGA
- the ENKD1 gene encoding enkurin domain-containing protein 1 isoform X1: MCEGPSRISGPIPPDPTLCPDYYRRPSSAQGRLEGNAPKLDLLTTDTDPDLDATPPRAPRIRPGGLEILERGRRGVGGVLLQLGGISLGPGASPKRKDPKDHEKENMRRIREIQRRFREQEHSQEQAQSRPLKALWRSPKYDKVESRVKAQLQEPGPASRTEPAHFLRAHSRCGPGLPPPRVPSPQLTLPGPNAKAPGLGVDFIMHNARTAKRAPRRHSRSLQVLAQVLEQQRQAQEHYNATQKGHVPHYLLERRDLWRREAEARQHSQPDPAMPPGHTRMPENQRLETLSSLLQSQSQLLRELVLLPAGADSLRAQSHRAELDRKLVQVEEAIKIFSRPKVFVKMDS; this comes from the exons ATGTGTGAGGGTCCGTCCCGCATCTCGGGGCCCATCCCCCCAGACCCTACGCTCTGTCCGGACTACTACCGGAGGCCGTCTTCGG CCCAAGGGCGCCTTGAGGGAAACGCGCCGAAGTTGGACCTGCTGACGACGGATACGGACCCGGACCTAGACGCCACCCCTCCCCGCGCCCCTCGCATCCGTCCGGGAGGCCTAGAAATCCTGGAGCGTGGCCGTCGCGGCGTGGGTGGTGTGCTGCTGCAGCTCGGGGGTATCTCCCTAGGCCCAGGGGCCTCTCCCAAGA GGAAGGACCCTAAAGACCATGAGAAGGAGAACATGAGGCGGATCAGGGAAATCCAGAGGCGCTTCCGTGAGCAGGAGCACAGCCAGGAGCAGGCCCAATCCAGGCCCCTGAAGGCCCTGTGGCGCTCACCCAAGTATGACAAAGTGGAGTCGCGTGTCAAGGCTCAGCTGCAG GAGCCCGGCCCTGCCTCTAGAACTGAGCCAGCCCACTTTCTGCGGGCCCATTCCCGTTGCGGCCCCGGGCTCCCACCACCCCGTGTCCCCAGTCCCCAGCTAACCCTACCAGGTCCCAATGCTAAG GCCCCAGGTCTGGGTGTGGACTTCATTATGCACAATGCCCGCACTGCCAAGAGGGCCCCCCGGCGGCATTCTCGCTCGCTGCAAGTCCTGGCACAGGTGCTGGAGCAGCAACGGCAAGCCCAGGAGCACTACAACGCCACGCAGAAGGGTCACGTGCCCCATTA CTTGTTGGAGCGCAGGGACCTGTGGCGGCGGGAGGCTGAGGCCCGTCAGCACAGCCAACCAGACCCGGCCATGCCCCCTGGCCACACTCGCATGCCTGAGAACCAGCGGCTGGAGACACTGAGCAGTCTGCTCCAGA GCCAGAGCCAGCTGCTGCGCGAGCTGGTGCTGCTGCCTGCGGGGGCGGATTCACTGAGGGCCCAGAGCCACCGTGCTGAGCTGGACCGGAAGCTGGTGCAGGTAGAGGAGGCCATCAAGATCTTTTCCCGTCCTAAAGTCTTTGTGAAGATGGATTCCTGA